Proteins encoded in a region of the Metamycoplasma alkalescens genome:
- a CDS encoding hemolysin family protein — protein MDIHLASWQYALLIISLVLLLVCSAIFSSMETAYTSLSKVKIETMIEKKIKGAKLIEKQHKFFNRTLGTVLIANNLVNIGSSTLLVYLLTQAFGAERAGLASIISTLVMTPIIVLFAEIIPKLIAKSKPEQTIKSFYWFIEMLYWIFIPFTYPISKIGKKIYITNTEEEVKNLINIAQDEGVLEINESIMAQNVLNLDSTKVSQHYVKLKNVDFINWKTSMHDALAMFKKTNYSRIPVEKDGELIGVLLLKDIFFLQRGNIMNYVKRVPRVSTNSILSVALEKMRKSRTQMAFVTESNNNDRAIGIITIEDILEEVVGEIYDEFDTDEQIYEISLERCEAKGTVLMKTLWKQLELSDFLDYKLDDKEKNQKLSLWLEQKIGRSLRKNSKYTLDDKITFKVLEKKSKEKPFDYIEIDWSN, from the coding sequence ATGGATATACACCTCGCTTCCTGACAATATGCACTATTAATAATTTCCCTAGTATTGTTGCTTGTTTGTTCGGCAATTTTTTCATCAATGGAAACAGCTTATACATCTTTATCAAAAGTAAAGATTGAAACAATGATTGAAAAGAAAATCAAAGGTGCAAAATTAATTGAAAAACAGCACAAATTTTTTAATCGAACACTTGGCACAGTTTTGATTGCTAATAATTTAGTCAACATTGGCTCATCAACACTTTTAGTTTATTTATTAACACAAGCATTTGGGGCTGAAAGAGCAGGATTAGCTTCAATTATTTCAACACTTGTCATGACACCAATCATTGTGTTGTTTGCTGAAATTATTCCGAAACTAATTGCTAAATCAAAACCAGAACAAACAATTAAATCATTTTATTGGTTTATTGAAATGCTTTATTGAATATTTATTCCCTTCACATATCCAATTTCAAAAATTGGTAAAAAAATCTACATTACAAATACCGAAGAAGAAGTTAAAAATTTAATTAATATTGCCCAAGATGAAGGTGTTTTAGAAATTAATGAATCAATCATGGCACAAAATGTTTTAAATTTAGACTCAACAAAAGTCTCACAACATTATGTGAAATTAAAAAATGTTGATTTCATTAATTGAAAAACTTCAATGCATGATGCACTTGCAATGTTTAAAAAAACAAATTATTCAAGAATTCCTGTTGAAAAAGATGGCGAATTAATTGGTGTTTTATTATTAAAAGATATTTTCTTTTTACAACGAGGAAATATTATGAACTATGTTAAAAGAGTTCCAAGAGTTTCAACAAATTCAATTTTGTCAGTAGCACTTGAGAAGATGCGGAAATCAAGAACACAAATGGCCTTTGTTACAGAAAGTAATAATAATGATAGAGCAATTGGAATTATTACAATTGAAGATATTTTAGAAGAGGTTGTTGGTGAAATTTATGATGAATTTGATACTGATGAGCAAATTTATGAAATTAGTTTAGAAAGATGTGAAGCTAAAGGCACAGTTTTAATGAAAACATTATGAAAACAATTAGAATTAAGTGACTTTTTAGATTACAAATTAGATGATAAAGAAAAAAATCAAAAACTTTCTTTATGATTAGAGCAAAAAATTGGGCGCTCATTAAGAAAAAATTCAAAGTATACACTGGATGATAAAATCACTTTTAAAGTATTAGAAAAAAAATCAAAAGAAAAACCATTTGATTACATTGAAATTGATTGAAGTAATTAA
- the def gene encoding peptide deformylase: MFKFEDVKLVQLPKKILREKSKDIPIPLISEDIELIEKMIFHVNDSQTPNTKFRPAVGVAAIQYGIPKNIFYILITNEKNEVIFSDALINPKLIGHSEHKISLSEGEGCLSVNEEWPNQEGYVPRYSRVIVEAYSYFEKKFKRYEVSGYTAIVFQHEYDHLQGKLFIDHINKKNPWNKNKDLEVI; this comes from the coding sequence ATGTTTAAATTTGAAGATGTAAAATTAGTACAATTACCTAAAAAAATTCTTCGTGAAAAATCAAAAGATATTCCAATTCCCTTAATTTCTGAAGATATTGAATTAATCGAAAAAATGATCTTTCATGTGAATGATAGTCAAACCCCCAACACAAAATTTCGCCCTGCTGTTGGTGTAGCTGCGATTCAATATGGAATTCCTAAAAATATTTTTTATATATTAATCACAAATGAAAAAAACGAAGTTATTTTTAGTGATGCTTTAATTAATCCGAAATTAATTGGTCACTCAGAACACAAAATTTCACTTTCTGAAGGAGAAGGATGTTTAAGTGTAAATGAAGAATGACCAAATCAAGAAGGATATGTCCCAAGATATTCTAGAGTAATTGTTGAAGCATATTCATATTTTGAAAAAAAATTCAAACGTTATGAAGTTAGTGGTTACACTGCAATTGTTTTTCAACATGAATATGATCATTTGCAAGGAAAATTATTTATTGATCATATTAATAAAAAAAATCCTTGAAATAAAAACAAGGATCTTGAAGTAATTTAA
- a CDS encoding DEAD/DEAH box helicase — translation MNASNPKYQTLMANLLNIDTLDSSLFSSIDNEKYFDVLKSFGEETFDKIYKNFHFDCILTEVLNKDIAKKVHEAKNKTEVIAIFKSYNKIIDESVFKLLSSNFEKAKNIIVAKQETEFQKSIVKWKKILNKAQNMNIETNIWPLHIGFLYISIKTEKKTIYAPLFFKEIVIEVKNSLVHLHSNSDVRLNSKLVTFLNQEGFSLNIDSFDLNNLSIEEIYEYLKKFWAPMFKMPESLKSGVENLDADHINNTSIKLHPGLVLGFYNVSSGYLWNQMKKIIERNEFDEILNPNFNKNLYREKVRKVIFDDKFKLFKIQETNFSQDVATVSSLYQDTIIWGPPGTGKSQTITNLIVNVISRGYTALVVSQKKAALDVLRSRLKKISIFCLFTLNDKNLRSETFYEPLREFLDLLEFYDGYAKENGIPIFSDEDEEYVKNVNSIKQIKNLDNIINFYSTVMNGNFSKEIYEILKSLDPSLNYAIADDFFDKKSVIKKLYELNFNKKHTIFSLVPKIIKNMAELLVINQTLSTIDINQALRYINHVTYEEITQFEQEYKKILINKTIDLNDDKKLVKMLLEKTFERMKNFDDLQKTQYNAFAMAIRTGHLKPYKFFHKHKEMIKLLFPVIVTTPELDLSMWNKQEFDYVILDESSQMYIEKGIPLLYLGKRKVLAGDNQQMQPTRWFSATYNFDEEDDFGNIESLLDYAKARGVYSILLDKNYRSKKATLMTFSSKHFYQSKLDVIDDYEVSLSNDKAIEVFQVDGQWDNSMNEAEGKKVIELAKNNLNKYEKIIILVFNIKQQEYLVNKIFGNEPLLEKALMTEKIVLKNIENIQGDEADLVIMSVVYDKNTALYNTYVARKGGKNALNVAISRAKEKIFVVKSIYSYDIEINERSTADMIMFKEWLEFLDLSLTKQKNYLDKVEDFLATKIIAIPEDLKFKVDVLTELKSLLTDPDFEFQSNYSIGTKTIDIVLINKINNKLVQGFILDNFSYGNNYRDYLIFKDNINFLISKKYPIITISEIKWPIMKKQIFNYIKTLIASEQKNNQIVFANKENNSSNKDALNVVNETNEIKIDNESEIDNFDGGKENMNEIEDDKKQKALNEIDDFYVEEKIDVAKEIKEIDAFEKHLSSFENNESNFDDIDTLDDEDKSYDIEYNETADFVEFEIDQRSLENNRYQEPEDEDHEEYDHISSLENLNSNNKEKKQSNNQLDSSNFLEKNIKNQNKQT, via the coding sequence ATGAATGCATCAAATCCAAAATATCAAACATTGATGGCAAATTTATTAAACATTGATACGCTTGATTCATCATTGTTTAGTTCAATTGATAATGAAAAATATTTTGATGTTTTAAAAAGTTTTGGCGAAGAAACTTTTGACAAGATTTATAAAAACTTTCATTTTGATTGCATTCTAACTGAGGTTTTAAATAAAGATATTGCTAAAAAAGTTCATGAGGCAAAAAATAAAACAGAAGTTATTGCAATTTTTAAAAGCTATAACAAGATCATTGATGAAAGTGTGTTTAAACTTCTTAGTTCAAATTTTGAAAAAGCAAAAAATATCATTGTTGCCAAGCAAGAAACTGAATTTCAAAAATCAATTGTCAAATGAAAAAAAATTCTTAATAAAGCGCAAAACATGAATATTGAAACAAATATTTGACCGTTGCATATTGGGTTTTTATATATTTCAATTAAAACTGAAAAAAAGACAATCTATGCTCCACTTTTTTTTAAAGAAATAGTCATTGAAGTTAAAAACTCTTTAGTTCATTTACATTCAAATTCAGATGTTAGATTAAATAGTAAATTAGTAACTTTTTTAAACCAAGAAGGATTTTCTTTAAACATTGATTCATTTGATTTAAACAATTTGTCAATTGAAGAAATTTATGAGTATTTAAAGAAATTCTGGGCACCAATGTTTAAAATGCCTGAAAGTTTAAAAAGTGGTGTTGAAAACTTAGATGCTGACCATATTAATAACACCTCAATTAAACTTCATCCTGGTCTTGTTTTAGGTTTTTATAATGTTTCATCAGGTTATTTATGAAACCAAATGAAAAAAATTATTGAGAGAAATGAATTTGATGAAATTTTAAATCCAAATTTTAATAAGAATTTATATCGTGAAAAAGTTAGAAAAGTAATTTTTGATGATAAATTTAAATTATTTAAAATTCAGGAAACAAATTTTTCACAAGATGTTGCCACTGTTTCATCATTATACCAAGACACAATTATTTGAGGTCCTCCAGGAACTGGGAAATCACAAACAATTACAAATTTAATTGTCAATGTCATTTCAAGAGGATACACTGCTTTAGTTGTAAGTCAAAAAAAAGCAGCTTTAGATGTTTTACGAAGTCGACTAAAAAAAATCTCAATTTTTTGCTTATTTACTTTAAATGATAAAAATTTAAGAAGTGAAACATTTTATGAACCTTTAAGAGAATTTCTTGATTTATTGGAATTTTATGATGGTTATGCCAAAGAAAATGGCATTCCAATTTTTAGTGATGAAGATGAAGAGTATGTTAAAAATGTTAATTCGATTAAGCAAATAAAAAATTTAGATAACATTATTAATTTCTATTCAACAGTTATGAATGGGAATTTTTCAAAAGAAATTTATGAGATTCTTAAATCACTTGATCCAAGTTTAAATTATGCAATTGCTGATGATTTTTTTGATAAAAAAAGTGTGATTAAAAAATTATATGAATTAAACTTTAATAAAAAACATACAATTTTTAGTCTTGTTCCAAAAATAATTAAAAATATGGCTGAACTTTTAGTTATTAATCAAACTCTGTCAACAATTGATATTAATCAAGCTCTAAGATATATTAATCATGTAACTTATGAAGAAATCACTCAATTTGAACAAGAATACAAAAAGATTTTGATAAACAAAACAATAGATTTAAATGATGATAAAAAATTAGTCAAAATGTTGCTTGAAAAAACTTTTGAACGAATGAAAAATTTTGATGATCTACAAAAAACGCAATACAATGCTTTTGCAATGGCAATTCGAACAGGACATTTAAAACCATATAAGTTTTTTCATAAACATAAAGAAATGATTAAACTATTATTTCCAGTCATTGTAACAACACCAGAATTAGATTTATCAATGTGGAATAAACAAGAATTTGATTATGTAATTTTGGATGAATCATCACAAATGTATATTGAAAAAGGGATTCCTTTATTGTATTTAGGAAAAAGAAAAGTTTTGGCTGGAGATAATCAACAAATGCAACCAACAAGATGATTTTCAGCAACCTATAATTTTGATGAAGAAGATGATTTTGGCAATATTGAATCATTGCTTGATTATGCCAAAGCAAGAGGAGTTTATTCAATATTATTAGATAAAAATTATCGTTCCAAAAAAGCAACCTTGATGACTTTTTCTTCAAAACATTTTTATCAATCAAAACTTGATGTTATTGATGATTATGAAGTCTCATTATCAAATGATAAAGCAATTGAAGTTTTTCAAGTTGATGGACAATGAGATAATAGTATGAATGAAGCTGAAGGAAAAAAAGTCATTGAATTAGCAAAAAATAATTTAAATAAGTATGAAAAAATTATTATTCTTGTTTTTAATATTAAACAGCAAGAGTATTTGGTGAATAAAATTTTTGGTAATGAACCACTGTTAGAAAAAGCCTTGATGACTGAAAAAATTGTTTTAAAAAATATTGAAAATATTCAAGGTGATGAAGCAGATTTAGTTATTATGTCAGTTGTTTATGATAAAAACACTGCCTTGTATAATACATATGTTGCAAGAAAAGGCGGAAAAAATGCTTTAAATGTCGCCATATCTCGGGCAAAAGAAAAAATCTTTGTGGTTAAATCAATTTATTCATATGATATTGAAATTAATGAACGTTCAACAGCCGACATGATCATGTTCAAAGAATGGCTTGAATTTCTTGATCTATCTTTAACTAAACAAAAAAATTATTTGGATAAAGTTGAAGATTTCTTGGCAACAAAAATTATTGCAATTCCAGAGGATTTAAAATTCAAAGTTGATGTTTTAACTGAATTAAAAAGTTTATTAACTGATCCTGATTTTGAATTTCAATCGAATTATTCAATTGGAACAAAAACAATTGATATCGTTTTAATTAATAAAATTAATAACAAATTAGTCCAAGGTTTTATTTTAGATAATTTTTCTTACGGGAACAATTATCGTGATTATTTAATTTTCAAAGATAATATTAATTTTTTAATCTCAAAAAAATATCCAATTATTACAATTTCAGAAATCAAATGACCAATTATGAAAAAGCAAATTTTTAATTATATAAAAACACTTATTGCGTCTGAGCAAAAAAATAATCAAATAGTTTTTGCAAATAAAGAAAATAATTCTTCAAACAAAGATGCCTTAAATGTTGTGAATGAGACCAATGAGATCAAAATCGATAATGAAAGTGAAATTGATAATTTTGATGGAGGTAAAGAAAATATGAATGAAATTGAAGATGATAAAAAACAAAAAGCCTTAAATGAGATTGATGATTTTTATGTTGAAGAAAAAATTGATGTTGCAAAAGAAATTAAAGAAATTGATGCATTTGAAAAACATCTTTCATCATTTGAAAACAATGAAAGTAATTTTGATGACATTGATACTTTAGATGATGAAGATAAATCTTATGATATTGAATATAATGAAACAGCTGATTTTGTTGAATTTGAAATTGATCAACGTTCATTAGAAAATAATAGATATCAAGAACCTGAGGATGAAGATCATGAAGAATATGACCATATTTCTTCATTAGAAAATTTAAATTCAAATAATAAAGAAAAAAAGCAATCTAATAATCAACTAGATTCCTCAAATTTTTTAGAAAAAAATATCAAAAATCAAAATAAACAAACTTAG
- a CDS encoding PTS glucose transporter subunit IIB gives MNTKNKFLYVFLIIITLGFILIYWKKKYKQTETKNYLSKNTKLNFDFDIFLANLGGAKNIANVSSTQKVLKINFHNKELVNILKLKELDGISGMTFQTKSISLVVGNVAKHLEEQINGVL, from the coding sequence ATGAATACAAAAAACAAGTTTTTATATGTTTTTTTAATAATCATAACATTGGGCTTTATTTTGATATATTGAAAGAAAAAATACAAACAAACTGAAACTAAAAATTACTTATCAAAGAATACAAAACTAAATTTTGATTTTGATATTTTTTTAGCTAATTTAGGTGGCGCTAAAAATATTGCAAATGTTTCTTCAACACAAAAAGTTTTGAAAATAAATTTTCATAATAAAGAATTAGTAAATATTTTAAAACTAAAAGAATTGGATGGCATAAGTGGAATGACATTTCAAACTAAGAGTATTTCACTTGTTGTTGGCAATGTTGCAAAACATTTAGAAGAGCAAATTAATGGAGTGCTATAA
- the trpS gene encoding tryptophan--tRNA ligase codes for MTKKRVLSGITATGNLTIANYIGAIKNLVKFQEEYESYIFIADLHALTLPIEPNELKKNKKEIYGLFLACGIDPKKSTLFFQSDVIEHGLMNWLVLTNTTIGELSRMTQFKDKSTKIKTANGMETIPTGLLMYPTLMAGDILLYDPDLVPVGVDQKQHVELTRNLAQRLNHKFNLDFKIPQPYIPQIGAKIMSLIDPTKKMSKSDSNKKAAIYLLDDPDEAYKKIIKAVTDSEGKIYLSDDKPGIKNLLSIYASLVDISLEETEKKFHDKNYGELKQEVGLVVKNFLIEIQKKYHTALNSIDEFAKIGANQAKKIASKNLEKLMKGLGLKNESKS; via the coding sequence ATGACAAAAAAAAGAGTTTTAAGCGGAATAACTGCAACAGGAAATTTAACAATTGCAAATTACATTGGAGCAATCAAAAATCTTGTTAAATTTCAAGAAGAATATGAAAGTTATATTTTCATTGCTGATCTTCATGCTTTGACGCTTCCAATTGAACCAAACGAGCTAAAAAAGAATAAAAAAGAAATTTACGGATTATTTTTAGCATGTGGAATTGATCCAAAAAAATCAACATTGTTTTTTCAATCAGATGTTATTGAACATGGTTTAATGAATTGACTAGTTTTGACAAATACAACAATTGGTGAATTGTCAAGAATGACGCAATTTAAAGATAAATCAACAAAAATAAAAACTGCAAATGGAATGGAAACAATTCCAACAGGTTTGTTAATGTATCCAACATTGATGGCTGGTGATATTCTTTTATATGATCCTGATTTAGTTCCTGTTGGTGTTGACCAAAAACAACATGTTGAATTAACAAGAAATTTAGCACAAAGATTAAATCATAAATTTAATTTAGATTTCAAAATTCCGCAACCATATATTCCACAAATTGGTGCTAAGATTATGTCATTAATTGACCCAACTAAAAAAATGTCAAAATCTGATTCAAATAAAAAAGCTGCAATTTATTTATTAGATGATCCAGATGAAGCTTATAAAAAAATTATCAAAGCAGTAACTGATTCGGAAGGAAAAATTTATCTATCTGATGATAAACCAGGAATTAAAAATTTATTATCAATCTATGCTTCTTTGGTAGATATTAGTTTAGAAGAAACTGAAAAAAAATTTCATGATAAAAATTATGGTGAATTAAAACAAGAAGTTGGTTTAGTTGTTAAAAATTTTTTAATTGAAATTCAAAAAAAATATCACACTGCATTGAATTCAATTGATGAATTTGCAAAAATTGGGGCAAATCAAGCTAAAAAAATTGCTTCAAAAAATTTAGAAAAGTTAATGAAAGGTTTA